One genomic segment of Pandoraea sputorum includes these proteins:
- a CDS encoding ABC transporter ATP-binding protein, protein MADAILEVKDLAVAYGKVEAVHGAHLRVGAGQIVTVIGPNGAGKSSMLNAIMGALPHNGSSKGSVAYLGQEMSALTIEARVSRGMCLVPEKRELFSTMTVEDNLLLGAYRRKKAGEKNFLDQMDVVYELFPRLKERRVQQAGTLSGGERQMLAVGRALMAKPQLLMLDEPSLGLAPLIVKEIFHIINDLRKTGVATLLIEQNARAALQVADYAYVIETGELALEGPAQELATNPKVIETYLGLAKKAA, encoded by the coding sequence ATGGCCGACGCAATTCTGGAGGTCAAGGACCTCGCCGTCGCATACGGCAAAGTCGAGGCGGTGCATGGTGCGCATCTGCGCGTCGGGGCGGGGCAGATCGTCACCGTGATCGGTCCGAACGGCGCGGGCAAGTCGTCGATGCTCAACGCGATCATGGGCGCGCTGCCGCACAACGGGTCGAGCAAGGGCAGCGTGGCTTATCTTGGTCAGGAGATGTCGGCGCTGACGATCGAAGCCCGTGTGTCGCGCGGCATGTGTCTGGTGCCGGAGAAGCGTGAGCTGTTCTCGACGATGACCGTTGAGGACAATCTGCTGCTCGGCGCTTACCGTCGCAAGAAGGCGGGGGAGAAGAACTTCCTCGATCAGATGGATGTGGTCTATGAGCTGTTCCCGCGTCTGAAGGAGCGTCGTGTGCAGCAGGCGGGGACGCTGTCGGGCGGGGAGCGTCAGATGCTTGCGGTGGGCCGTGCGTTGATGGCTAAGCCGCAGTTGCTGATGCTGGACGAGCCTAGCCTGGGTCTGGCACCGCTGATCGTGAAGGAAATCTTCCACATCATCAATGACTTGCGTAAGACGGGCGTTGCCACGCTGCTGATCGAGCAGAACGCACGCGCGGCGTTGCAGGTTGCCGACTATGCCTACGTGATCGAGACGGGCGAGCTTGCCCTCGAAGGGCCGGCGCAGGAGCTGGCTACCAATCCCAAGGTGATTGAGACGTATCTGGGGCTGGCTAAGAAGGCTGCCTGA
- a CDS encoding branched-chain amino acid ABC transporter ATP-binding protein/permease, with protein sequence MKNKYFLIFLVLLAVLPVLPAPVRLPEYWVTLLNYIGLYSIVAIGLVLLTGVAGMTSFGQAAFVGLGAYATAYLTTAYGASPWLGLIVGVAITAGAALIIGAITMRLSGHFLPLGTIAWGLALYYLFGNLEFLGKYDGLNDIPTINLFGLELASGRQMYYLIWIVVVLAVVSIKNLLDSRPGRAIRALKGGGVMAEAMGVNTAWMKVVVFVYAAVLAAISGWLYAHLQRAVNPTPFNLNHGIEYLFMAVVGGVSHVWGAVLGAAILTVLKDYLQNILPVLLGANGNFETIVFGILLVLLLQYARDGVWPFFGKIFPARRVAKAPEQAEPLGHRPKPAVGEVVLKLEKARKEFGGLVAVNDVSFEVKAGEIVGLIGPNGAGKSTTFNLVTGVLQATRGEISFLGERIDRLPSREIVKRGIGRTFQHVRLMPHMSVLENVAIGAYLRDKNGLRRRPQGGVWSSVLRLDRHEEAMLLHEAKLQIERVGLGAHMYDEAGSLALGQQRILEIARALACDPTLLLLDEPAAGLRYKEKQALGDLLKKLKDEGMSVLLVEHDMDFVMNLTDHLVVMEFGTKIAEGLPEDVQKNPAVLEAYLGGVE encoded by the coding sequence ATGAAAAACAAATACTTCCTGATTTTCCTGGTGCTGCTGGCGGTGTTGCCGGTACTGCCAGCGCCGGTGCGTTTGCCTGAATACTGGGTGACGCTGCTTAACTACATCGGCTTGTACAGCATTGTCGCCATCGGTCTCGTGTTGCTTACGGGCGTGGCGGGCATGACCTCGTTCGGACAGGCGGCGTTCGTCGGTCTGGGCGCTTATGCGACGGCGTATCTGACCACGGCTTACGGCGCATCGCCGTGGCTCGGTCTGATCGTTGGCGTGGCGATTACGGCGGGTGCGGCGCTGATCATCGGTGCGATCACGATGCGCCTGTCGGGCCACTTCCTGCCGCTGGGCACGATCGCGTGGGGTCTGGCGCTGTATTACCTGTTCGGCAACCTGGAGTTCCTGGGCAAGTACGACGGCCTGAACGACATTCCGACGATCAACCTGTTTGGCCTGGAGCTGGCGAGCGGGCGTCAGATGTACTACCTGATCTGGATCGTGGTGGTGCTGGCGGTGGTGTCGATCAAGAACCTGCTGGATTCGCGCCCGGGCCGTGCGATTCGCGCGCTCAAGGGTGGCGGCGTGATGGCCGAGGCGATGGGCGTGAACACGGCATGGATGAAGGTTGTCGTGTTCGTCTATGCGGCGGTGCTCGCTGCGATCTCGGGCTGGCTGTACGCGCACTTGCAGCGTGCCGTGAACCCGACGCCGTTCAACCTGAACCACGGCATCGAGTATCTGTTCATGGCGGTGGTCGGTGGCGTATCCCACGTGTGGGGTGCGGTGCTGGGGGCTGCGATTCTGACGGTACTCAAGGACTACTTGCAGAACATTCTGCCGGTGCTGCTGGGCGCGAACGGCAACTTCGAAACCATCGTTTTCGGCATCTTGCTCGTGTTGTTGCTGCAATATGCGCGCGATGGCGTGTGGCCGTTCTTCGGGAAGATCTTCCCGGCGCGACGTGTCGCGAAAGCGCCTGAGCAGGCTGAGCCGTTGGGACATCGTCCCAAGCCAGCGGTGGGCGAGGTGGTGCTCAAGCTTGAGAAGGCACGCAAGGAGTTCGGCGGACTGGTTGCGGTGAACGACGTGTCGTTCGAAGTGAAGGCGGGCGAGATCGTCGGCCTGATCGGTCCGAACGGTGCGGGCAAGTCGACGACGTTCAACCTGGTGACCGGTGTGTTGCAGGCAACGCGCGGTGAGATTTCGTTCCTGGGCGAGCGCATCGACCGGTTGCCCTCGCGTGAGATCGTCAAGCGCGGTATCGGCCGGACCTTCCAGCACGTGCGTCTGATGCCGCATATGAGCGTGCTTGAGAACGTCGCTATCGGCGCGTATCTGCGCGACAAGAACGGTCTGCGTCGTCGTCCGCAGGGTGGTGTGTGGTCGAGTGTGCTGCGTCTGGATCGTCACGAAGAAGCGATGCTGCTGCATGAAGCGAAGCTGCAGATTGAGCGTGTGGGCCTTGGGGCGCACATGTATGACGAGGCGGGCAGTCTGGCGCTGGGTCAGCAACGTATTCTGGAAATCGCGCGTGCACTGGCGTGCGATCCGACGCTGCTGTTGCTCGACGAACCGGCCGCAGGCTTGCGCTACAAGGAAAAGCAGGCGCTGGGCGATCTGCTCAAGAAGCTCAAGGACGAGGGCATGAGCGTGTTGCTGGTCGAGCACGACATGGACTTCGTGATGAATCTGACCGATCACCTGGTGGTGATGGAGTTCGGCACCAAGATCGCCGAGGGGCTGCCGGAAGACGTGCAGAAGAACCCGGCGGTGCTCGAAGCGTACCTGGGAGGAGTGGAGTGA
- a CDS encoding branched-chain amino acid ABC transporter permease, whose translation MDLSIAAILAQDGITTGAIYALLALALVLVFSVTRVIFIPQGEFVSYGALTLAALQTQKFPLTSWLLVAMGICTFIVETASVLRHSERRKLAGRLVPVFAGKYLVFPIAVFFVVKAISPMTLPMLVQIAVTLLLVVPMGPMLYRLAYQPLAEASTLLLLIVSVGVHFALTGLGLVMFGAEGSRTQPFSDASFNIGSVMVSGQSLWVVGVSVVMILALYFYFDRSLSGKALRATAVNRLGARLVGIGTVQAGRLAFTLAAVLGVLCGILIAPITTIYYESGFLIGLKGFVGAIIGGLVSYPVAALGAILVGLLESYSSFWASAYKEVIVFTLILPVLLWLSLTSKHVEEDEE comes from the coding sequence ATGGATCTTTCGATTGCAGCCATCCTGGCGCAGGACGGCATCACCACGGGTGCGATTTATGCCTTGCTGGCATTGGCGCTCGTGTTGGTGTTCTCCGTCACCCGCGTCATCTTCATTCCGCAGGGCGAGTTCGTGTCGTATGGCGCGCTCACGCTCGCGGCTCTCCAGACCCAGAAGTTTCCGTTGACGAGCTGGCTGCTCGTGGCGATGGGCATTTGCACGTTCATTGTGGAGACGGCAAGCGTCTTGCGTCACAGTGAGCGGCGCAAGCTGGCGGGCCGCCTGGTACCGGTATTCGCGGGTAAATATCTCGTGTTTCCGATTGCCGTGTTTTTCGTGGTCAAGGCGATCTCGCCGATGACCTTGCCGATGCTCGTCCAGATTGCGGTCACGCTGTTGCTGGTCGTGCCGATGGGGCCGATGCTCTATCGCCTGGCTTATCAGCCGCTGGCTGAGGCGAGCACGCTGTTGCTGCTGATTGTTTCGGTCGGCGTGCACTTCGCGCTCACGGGCCTGGGACTGGTGATGTTCGGCGCTGAGGGTTCGCGTACGCAGCCGTTCTCGGACGCGAGCTTCAACATTGGCTCGGTGATGGTGTCTGGGCAGAGTCTGTGGGTCGTGGGTGTGTCGGTCGTGATGATTCTGGCGCTGTACTTCTACTTCGACCGTTCGCTGTCGGGCAAGGCGTTGCGCGCGACGGCCGTGAACCGTCTGGGTGCGCGTCTGGTGGGCATCGGCACGGTGCAGGCTGGCCGACTGGCGTTCACGCTGGCGGCGGTGCTCGGTGTGCTGTGCGGCATTCTGATCGCACCGATCACGACCATCTATTACGAGTCGGGCTTCCTGATCGGCCTGAAGGGCTTTGTGGGCGCGATTATCGGCGGTCTGGTGAGTTACCCGGTCGCGGCGCTCGGCGCCATTCTCGTGGGCCTGCTGGAATCGTACTCGTCGTTCTGGGCGAGTGCGTACAAGGAGGTCATCGTCTTCACGCTGATTCTTCCGGTGCTGCTGTGGCTGTCGCTCACGAGCAAGCACGTTGAAGAAGACGAGGAATAA
- the hpaR gene encoding homoprotocatechuate degradation operon regulator HpaR has translation MTGEFEHRNLSLLLLQSREAVMGLFRPLLNCYDITEQQWRVIRAVNDSESGEMEIGQVARECCILSPSLSGMLERMEASGLIMRRRVAADQRRVMVSLTPSSRALCKKLGPLVEERYRYLEDKVGRDTLAEIYRLMDVVREALPPEVLADAPSLPTKPRRRRKTG, from the coding sequence ATGACGGGTGAATTCGAACACCGCAACCTATCCCTGTTGTTGCTGCAATCGCGTGAAGCGGTGATGGGCCTGTTCCGGCCGTTACTCAATTGCTACGACATCACGGAACAACAATGGCGTGTCATACGCGCCGTCAACGATAGCGAATCCGGGGAAATGGAGATCGGGCAGGTTGCGCGCGAGTGCTGCATTCTCAGTCCGAGCCTGTCGGGCATGCTCGAACGCATGGAGGCGTCGGGTCTGATCATGCGCCGTCGCGTGGCGGCGGATCAGCGTCGCGTGATGGTGTCGCTGACGCCGTCGAGCCGGGCGCTGTGCAAGAAGCTCGGTCCGCTGGTCGAGGAGCGCTATCGCTATCTGGAAGACAAAGTGGGACGCGACACGCTCGCCGAGATCTACCGGCTGATGGACGTCGTGCGCGAAGCCCTGCCGCCGGAGGTGCTGGCCGACGCGCCGTCGTTGCCGACCAAGCCCCGCCGTCGTCGAAAAACGGGTTGA
- a CDS encoding ABC transporter substrate-binding protein, producing the protein MKLKLLCMASAMMLVAGVANAQVKIGVSLSATGPAASLGIPEKNTIALMPKTIAGQTVQYIVLDDATDTTTAVKNMRKLISEDHVDAVLGSTVTPNSLAMVDVAAETQTPVISMAAGAAIVEPVDAKRTWAFKTPQNDILMATAIAKHMADNGVKTAAFIGFADAYGEGWYKEFQKAADLNKIKVVANERFNRADTSVTGQALKVMGANPDAVLIAGSGTPAALPQRTLKERGYKGKLYQTHGVANNDFLRVCGKDCEGTYLPAGPLLVVEQLPNDNPVKKSAAAYKAAYEKAYGAGSISTFGGHAWDGGLLLQTTIPVALKKAKPGTPEFRAALREALENVKDMPGTAGIFNMSKNDHNGLDQRSRVMVQIVDGKWKLAN; encoded by the coding sequence ATGAAACTGAAGTTGCTGTGCATGGCATCGGCCATGATGCTCGTCGCGGGCGTGGCGAACGCTCAAGTGAAGATTGGCGTGTCGCTGTCGGCGACCGGTCCGGCCGCTTCGCTGGGCATTCCCGAGAAGAACACGATTGCTCTGATGCCCAAGACGATTGCTGGCCAGACGGTGCAGTACATCGTGCTCGACGATGCGACCGACACCACGACCGCCGTCAAGAACATGCGCAAGCTGATCAGCGAAGATCACGTCGACGCCGTGCTCGGCTCGACTGTCACGCCGAACTCGCTGGCCATGGTCGACGTCGCAGCCGAAACGCAGACCCCCGTGATTTCGATGGCCGCAGGCGCTGCCATCGTCGAGCCGGTCGACGCGAAGCGCACGTGGGCCTTCAAGACCCCGCAGAACGACATTCTGATGGCCACCGCTATCGCCAAGCACATGGCCGACAACGGTGTGAAGACCGCGGCGTTCATCGGCTTCGCGGATGCGTACGGCGAAGGCTGGTACAAGGAATTCCAGAAGGCTGCCGATCTGAACAAGATCAAGGTCGTGGCGAACGAGCGCTTTAACCGTGCCGACACGTCGGTGACCGGTCAGGCCCTCAAGGTGATGGGCGCGAACCCGGATGCCGTGCTGATCGCCGGTTCGGGCACGCCGGCAGCACTGCCGCAGCGCACGCTCAAGGAGCGCGGCTACAAGGGCAAGCTGTATCAGACGCACGGCGTGGCGAACAACGACTTCCTGCGCGTTTGCGGCAAGGACTGCGAAGGCACGTATCTGCCGGCCGGCCCGCTGCTCGTCGTCGAGCAACTGCCGAACGACAACCCGGTGAAGAAGTCGGCGGCCGCGTACAAGGCTGCTTATGAAAAGGCCTACGGCGCCGGTTCGATCTCGACCTTCGGCGGCCACGCTTGGGACGGCGGCCTGCTGCTGCAAACCACGATTCCGGTGGCACTGAAGAAGGCCAAGCCGGGCACGCCGGAGTTCCGCGCAGCCCTGCGCGAAGCGCTGGAGAACGTGAAGGACATGCCGGGCACGGCAGGCATCTTCAACATGAGCAAGAACGACCACAACGGTCTTGATCAACGCTCGCGTGTGATGGTGCAAATCGTCGACGGCAAGTGGAAATTGGCGAACTGA
- a CDS encoding sulfite exporter TauE/SafE family protein, protein MLMGWSLTDLLMLAGGAFLAGLVDAVVGGGGLISVPTLFAVFPNAAPPLLFGTNKMAGIWGTASAAVRYSRGVELRWALVLPATVAAFVFSFCGAYAVTHVPADVLRKVLPFVLVAVAIYTLRKKDFGTVHAPVKGGAGVTLMAIAVGGVIGFYDGFFGPGAGSFLVFLFVRLFGQDFVNASASSKIVNVATNLAALLLFGMSGHVLWLVGAGMAIMNVVGSLVGSRLALKHGVGFVRRMFLGVLAVLIVKTGYDAFLRG, encoded by the coding sequence ATGTTGATGGGTTGGTCGCTGACCGATTTGCTGATGCTCGCTGGCGGGGCGTTTCTCGCCGGGTTGGTCGATGCCGTGGTCGGTGGCGGCGGCCTGATCTCCGTGCCGACGCTCTTCGCTGTCTTCCCCAATGCTGCGCCGCCGCTGTTGTTCGGTACCAACAAGATGGCTGGCATCTGGGGCACGGCCTCGGCGGCAGTGCGTTACTCGCGCGGCGTCGAGCTGCGCTGGGCCCTTGTGTTGCCCGCCACTGTCGCAGCGTTCGTCTTCTCATTCTGCGGTGCCTACGCCGTCACCCATGTCCCGGCCGACGTCCTGCGCAAGGTGCTGCCGTTCGTGCTGGTCGCGGTGGCGATCTACACCCTGCGCAAGAAAGATTTCGGGACAGTCCACGCCCCTGTGAAGGGCGGGGCGGGGGTGACGCTCATGGCGATCGCCGTGGGCGGTGTCATCGGCTTTTACGACGGTTTCTTCGGCCCCGGTGCGGGCAGCTTTCTGGTGTTTCTGTTTGTGCGGCTGTTCGGGCAGGACTTCGTGAATGCGTCGGCGTCCTCGAAGATCGTGAACGTCGCGACGAATCTGGCCGCGCTGCTGCTGTTCGGCATGAGCGGGCATGTACTGTGGCTGGTCGGCGCGGGCATGGCGATCATGAACGTGGTGGGCAGTCTGGTGGGCAGCCGTCTCGCGCTCAAGCACGGTGTTGGCTTCGTGCGGCGTATGTTTCTGGGCGTGCTTGCGGTGCTGATCGTGAAAACGGGCTACGACGCGTTTTTGCGCGGCTAG
- a CDS encoding branched-chain amino acid ABC transporter permease, giving the protein MQQRVLYSLLLLALIVAPFVGAYPVFVMKVLCFALFAAAFNLLLGFTGLLSFGHAAFFGSAGYVTGYAIRNLGFTPEVGILAGVIAGAVLGLVIGLLAIRRQGIYFAMITLALAQMLYFFCLQAPFTGGEDGLQGVPRGSLFGLLPLDSDLTLYYVVLAICALGFLLIMRIVHSPFGQVLKAIKENEPRAISLGYDVDRFKLLAFVLSATLAALAGSTKTVVLGFETLTDVHWTMSGMVILMTLVGGLGTMLGPVVGAVVIIVLENKLGDIGNWLATATGVTWFQTLGESVTIVIGAIFIICVLAFRRGLVGEFIARSRFFRSMSQAS; this is encoded by the coding sequence ATGCAACAACGCGTGCTGTATTCCCTGCTGCTGTTGGCGCTGATCGTCGCGCCGTTTGTCGGCGCGTATCCGGTCTTCGTCATGAAGGTGCTGTGCTTCGCACTGTTCGCCGCTGCCTTCAACCTGCTGCTCGGCTTCACGGGCCTGCTGTCGTTCGGTCACGCGGCGTTTTTCGGTAGCGCCGGTTATGTGACGGGCTATGCGATCCGTAATCTCGGCTTTACGCCGGAGGTCGGCATTCTCGCGGGCGTGATTGCGGGGGCGGTGCTGGGACTGGTGATCGGCTTGCTCGCGATCCGGCGTCAGGGCATCTACTTCGCCATGATCACGCTGGCGCTCGCGCAGATGCTCTACTTCTTCTGCCTTCAGGCGCCGTTCACCGGTGGGGAAGACGGTCTGCAAGGCGTGCCGCGCGGTTCGCTCTTCGGTCTGCTGCCCCTCGACTCGGATCTCACGCTGTACTACGTGGTGCTAGCGATCTGCGCGCTGGGTTTCCTGCTGATCATGCGTATCGTGCACTCGCCGTTCGGTCAGGTGCTCAAGGCGATCAAAGAGAACGAGCCGCGTGCGATCTCGCTGGGGTACGACGTCGACCGCTTCAAGCTGCTGGCGTTTGTGCTGTCGGCCACACTCGCTGCGCTCGCCGGTTCGACCAAGACGGTGGTGCTGGGCTTCGAGACCCTCACCGACGTTCACTGGACGATGTCGGGCATGGTCATTCTGATGACGCTCGTGGGCGGTCTCGGCACGATGCTCGGGCCGGTAGTGGGTGCGGTGGTGATCATCGTGCTCGAGAACAAGCTGGGCGATATCGGCAACTGGCTCGCGACGGCAACCGGCGTGACGTGGTTCCAGACGCTCGGCGAATCCGTGACCATCGTGATCGGTGCGATCTTCATCATCTGCGTGCTGGCGTTCCGACGTGGTCTCGTGGGTGAGTTCATTGCGCGCAGCCGGTTCTTCCGGTCGATGTCGCAGGCGTCGTAA